A region of the Anaerobiospirillum thomasii genome:
CCTCCATGACTGCAACATAATCAAGTCCTTTGCGGGCCATTTCTACACTTGGATGAGCCTGCAGCTGATGGAGCCAGGCGTGTACATCATTGTAGGCTGCAGAGAGAATAATGGTCTTTCTCATGTCGTGCGATACTGAAACCTTGAGCTGATTTTCTACCTTTATAGTGGTATTAATAGCAACAATGGCGATACTGGCAACGACAAGCGAGAGGAAAATAATTAAAAGGAAGCCACCAAATAACTTGGTTCGCATCTTAAGATTTCTAAAATAAGTCATAGTATCCCTCTTTTAAAACGGACAATATAAATAATTTGTAGATGACACAGTATTCATCCTCAATAAAACAGCATTTTAAAGCTATCGAAGTTGAATTGTTGCCCTTTTAAAATAAATACTGACTATTTTGGGATTAAATCTTCTTTAAACAATTATTAATGTAAATTTAATGAAAATTGCTGAAAATATAGATGTATGCCGTAAATAAATGTTATGCCTGTTCATTCTTTTATGTATTTATAAAAGAATGGACATCTTAATGACCAACAGGATGAAGACGTATCGGCATGATGATAATACATCTGCCAAGCACCTTTCCCCTGTTCGTTCAATAAAGGCACTCCTGAATAAGTCTTCTCTGGCATCTTGTTGTTATATAGAAATTATGATTTAAACATGGCAAAGTAAAAGCGTATACAAAATGTATATTACAAACCTTCCTTAAAAAATATGCAAAGGCTATCTGATATTGTACATGCTTTGACTTTTCAAACAAAAAGACAAAGTGCTCAAATACACTAAGCTATAAAGTGAATTTATATGTTAAATATCTTGTGCTAGACTAAACTTAATCTTTACAATGCTGACCTATAAAAAATATAAGACAGACTATCCACAGCAATATTTTAAGCTTAAAAATATAAACCCTAAATAATCAATACATATTTTAAAAGAGCAGCAGTTCGGCACGCGAACAGCTCAATACTGATTTATAAACCCTAACTGCCAAGCCAATAATTAACCTAAAACTTGTGGTTATTAGTTAATTACATGCCCTGACGCAGCCTACGCATAATACCTACCACCACACCTATAATGTGACAAGCAGGATTAAAACGCAGATCTATAATTTCATCTCCTGCAGCCGTCACTAAAGAAGGAACAGGATCATTACGCCATATGCGCATAACAAACCTGCCCTGGTGCACAGCAACGACAATGTCATGTGGCGATGGGATAATATCCCTGCGACACACAACCACATCACCTTTATAAATGGCAGCATCTGACATAGCATCAGATTTCATGTCAAATAAAAAGGTGCCAGGCATATCAATATTTAAAAACCTGTTTAGATCCTGTCCTTTTAGCGAGCCTTCATGCAGATGAATCTCACTTTCCTCACTAACAATCGGCAACATATAGCTGATCCTTTAGTAAAAAATCAGACAAAACAAACAAATCCCTAACTAATAATAATATTTTTAAATGGCTATCTCAAGGCACAGACGTGGCACAGGTCAAATTTTTACTAACAAATTGTAATTATCTGCATACTGACTCACTTTTCTGAAAAAATTCTATTTTTTACCCTGAAAATGCTGTTTTTGAAAAAAATTATCTTCCAGCAGATACTTTACCTGCTCTGTACATTTACCTGTTGTCACTGCTAAATGAGAATGACGCATTTTAGCTAAGTCATTTTGTCATGCCTTTAAAGCATTTTGTTCTAATTGTATTAAATAACCTCAAATAGCACATAAAAAAAATGATCCCATATAGGGACCATTTTCGTGTATTATCCTTCTTGTATTATCTTCTTTATCCCAAACACATGTTTGGTGGCAGTTCTCTTTCAATGACAGCTCTAACAAGATCTTCATTGATCACAGACTGTCTGCATTTAGCTGCATAGATCAGAGAATGTGTGCAGATTTTGTTGATAACTCTAGGCACGCCAGCTGAGGCGTTACTTATCATCTCTATAGCGGCCGATGAAATTATGGTGTCATCGGTTCCTGCATATTTGAGATGTGTCTCTATGTACTGAGCAACCTGCCAGTTATCCAGAGCCGGAATCTTGCAGATCTGATCTATGCGCTGAATAATAGCCTTATGATCTTTATGTGCTATCAAGTCCCATAACTCGTTCTGGCCAGAGAGGATTAGACTCAGAGGATTGCCAGAATCAAATTCGCAATTGAGCATAAATCTAATTTCCTGCAGAGTGCTACGATTATTGTGATGATCTACCAGGTGAGCCTCATCTACAATTATGACTACATTCTTGCCCTTGACCTCCATTTCCTTATAGAGCATATCCTGGAGCTGTATACGTGCATCTTTGGTATGGAACTTGGCTTCATAGCCCATTTTTGTCAGAGGTATTGCATAGAGCCAGCGGGCAGAGAGATTACTGTCAGATACATAGAGAATAGTGTACTTGTCATCATCAAGTTCGGCACTAAGAGCTCTTAGCAGAGTACTTTTACCACAGCCAGGGGCTGCTGTAAGTACAGCAAACTGCTTGTTTTTGGCAGCATAGAGCAGACGCCCCATGCTGTCTAGAAACTGCTCTGACTGATAGAGGGCCTCGACAGGTATATTCTGCGTAAATGGGGTAGATGACATATTGAAAAAAGCCTTAAAATCCAGGTTTGGCAGATTCTCGTACATAATTTATATCCTATAAAGTGTTGTTATCATTGTTGATTTTGCTTTGAACAGCATATGGAGATGCCACCTCTGGGCCTCTTGCCATATTTCTGCTCTCAGTGCTCTTATAAAACTTACTGTTAAAATCTCGGACAAACTCATCCTCAGTAGTATAGGTGCCATCCCGTCTGGCTTTGTCTCGTGACAGAGCCATACAGTAGCGGGGTGGGCATGTGTTGACCTCATCAGGGCGCTGTTTATGTCCCTGTCCTTTACCTCCAGTCTTTGCAGGTTTGTCACAGGCATTGTCTGCAGGTGCCTTATTATCTGAATCTGTTTTATAATCTGGCTGAGGGCAGCTCTTGAGATTTAAAGGCTCAATGACTCTTATATCTTTAACATCCAGGACCTGATAAACAATGCCTTTTTCATCTATCATGAATTCTGCAGAGTCATTGACATAAATACCTTTAGAGGAATCCACAATAGCTTTATAGCTTATGTTATTGATACTCACAGTACCGTCCTTGCCTATAACGCGTGTTTTAGTAATTCTAAAAGCAGTATTGATGATGTCAGGAGTAGTAAAGCGCCTTGGAAACGTGTCTGCATCAAACACCTGATTTGGCGTCTTGTTGTCCAGGGTTGAGTGTGATCTGTTGTTATGCTCATTAACCCATATCTCCACAATCTCCCTGAGACCTTCAATACTTATGTTTTTCAGATGTTTAATGTCATTCTCAATTTCATTAAGATCCAGATTTACTCTCTCAACCATACCCTTGGACTCTGCTGCATATGGACGGCAGTAATGCAGCTTCATATCAAGCAGATAAGCAGCTCTGGCCAGTATTTTGCTGCGATATATAGAGCCATTGTCCAGAACCAGTGTTTTAGGTATACCCAGATTGCAGACCAGTGATTTAATTGAGTCTGTCACCAGCTGTACCTTCTGCTCGGTCGACACAGCAAATGAAATGATTTTTCTTGAGTGATTGTCCACGCAGAGCTGTATATAGGCATTGCAGCTGATACCACTGTCGTCTGTAATCAGACCTTTAGGCAGCTCCTTTACGTCACACTGCACAGAATCAAGCACATGCTTTTTGCGGTAGCGCAGATAAATCTCTC
Encoded here:
- a CDS encoding LexA family protein, encoding MLPIVSEESEIHLHEGSLKGQDLNRFLNIDMPGTFLFDMKSDAMSDAAIYKGDVVVCRRDIIPSPHDIVVAVHQGRFVMRIWRNDPVPSLVTAAGDEIIDLRFNPACHIIGVVVGIMRRLRQGM
- a CDS encoding ExeA family protein translates to MYENLPNLDFKAFFNMSSTPFTQNIPVEALYQSEQFLDSMGRLLYAAKNKQFAVLTAAPGCGKSTLLRALSAELDDDKYTILYVSDSNLSARWLYAIPLTKMGYEAKFHTKDARIQLQDMLYKEMEVKGKNVVIIVDEAHLVDHHNNRSTLQEIRFMLNCEFDSGNPLSLILSGQNELWDLIAHKDHKAIIQRIDQICKIPALDNWQVAQYIETHLKYAGTDDTIISSAAIEMISNASAGVPRVINKICTHSLIYAAKCRQSVINEDLVRAVIERELPPNMCLG
- a CDS encoding DDE-type integrase/transposase/recombinase, with amino-acid sequence MTIRKKKYIVDLDARLRILSALIIAKNTGCTDGTTFTAMIKMAAANAGCSVRTLQRWLERYINNGKDIQALKPSYKGSEPKAKTNRLFDAAIKIVIAYRKENMTLTVPQLLRVVESEFPDFVGLLKRSTVQLYLKRNNCNRTQIKKDTCDYREIYLRYRKKHVLDSVQCDVKELPKGLITDDSGISCNAYIQLCVDNHSRKIISFAVSTEQKVQLVTDSIKSLVCNLGIPKTLVLDNGSIYRSKILARAAYLLDMKLHYCRPYAAESKGMVERVNLDLNEIENDIKHLKNISIEGLREIVEIWVNEHNNRSHSTLDNKTPNQVFDADTFPRRFTTPDIINTAFRITKTRVIGKDGTVSINNISYKAIVDSSKGIYVNDSAEFMIDEKGIVYQVLDVKDIRVIEPLNLKSCPQPDYKTDSDNKAPADNACDKPAKTGGKGQGHKQRPDEVNTCPPRYCMALSRDKARRDGTYTTEDEFVRDFNSKFYKSTESRNMARGPEVASPYAVQSKINNDNNTL